A single Anopheles maculipalpis chromosome 3RL, idAnoMacuDA_375_x, whole genome shotgun sequence DNA region contains:
- the LOC126562734 gene encoding uncharacterized protein LOC126562734 codes for MELINTDAKPKSASNVQKEELVLIFEEYQQKGKLENLDDSKERQRFWMEATQRLNKIDGGTVKSCSKWVKYWADVLINLRRKCRLVVEGRSKRIGPTPFEVRIMRVGNLYDVLEQWTKAVENGSEMSTMQTVEEDYYPEDTGVQKEEIVVENYTEDPLDEEFVATFAKPEEETAQQTVTTQLHIRKHSSEAYKPMVSTSTAEYLELTTLQNATSEFLRPKTSLPQSQPQARLKESLKRTTEKLETVMKKRKIDDSQFAIAQALTNMSAAILALSTSLNDLAHALSNGTMP; via the exons ATGGAACTGATTAACACAGACGCA AAGCCGAAATCTGCATCCAATGTACAGAAGGAGGAACTGGTGCTTATATTCGAGGAATATCAACAGAAGGGCAAGCTGGAAAACTTGGATGACAGCAAAGAGCGTCAAAGGTTTTGGATGGAAGCGACGCAACGTTTGAACAAAATCGACGGTGGCACAGTGAAATCGTGCTCGAAATGGGTAAAGTATTGGGCGGACGTGCTGATCAACCTGCGCCGCAAATGTCGGCTAGTGGTGGAAGGCCGCTCGAAGCGCATCGGTCCAACACCGTTCGAGGTGCGCATCATGCGTGTGGGCAACCTGTACGATGTGCTCGAACAGTGGACGAAGGCCGTCGAAAACGGCAGCGAGATGAGCACGATGCAGACTGTCGAAGAAGATTACTATCCGGAGGACACCGGTGTGCAGAAGGAAGAAATAGTGGTGGAAAACTATACAGAAGATCCGCTGGACGAAGAGTTTGTGGCCACCTTTGCCAAACCTGAGGAAGAGACCGCACAACAAACCGTCACCACCCAGTTGCACATAAGAAAACACTCATCCGAAGCCTACAAACCGATGGTCAGTACCTCCACGGCGGAGTATCTAGAACTAACGACCCTGCAAAATGCAACGAGTGAATTTTTACGGCCCAAGACTAGCCTGCCGCAGTCACAACCGCAGGCTCGGCTGAAGGAGAGTCTGAAACGTACTACAGAAAAGCTGGAAACCGTGATGAAGAAGCGAAAAATTGATGACTCCCAGTTTGCCATTGCCCAGGCCCTCACGAACATGTCCGCCGCAATATTGGCCCTTTCGACGAGCCTCAACGATTTGGCTCATGCGCTCTCGAACGGCACCATGCCGTGA